DNA from Platichthys flesus chromosome 20, fPlaFle2.1, whole genome shotgun sequence:
GGAGCAGCTCGGGACTGAGACTCTGCACCgagactctgctgctcctcgaTCTGCAGGAGGCAGTCCACCCTGCAGACCTGCAGTACCAGCCCCGGCCTGCTGGGGGCGCCATGCGCTGCGGAGACTGACACAGTCCAGATCATGGATGATTGTTTTATTAATCAGCCCTTTAGAAACACAAAATTAGttattatatatgtattcattttaaaattaagatttttAAACTTTGTGGAACGATGCAGGAAAGAACCTTCTCATCTCGGTGCAGATGAGGATCAATGGTGTGATTCCAGGAAAGTTTATCCAGAACAAGTCCTCTGTGAGCTTCAGGTAATCGACTGTAAAGTTAGGAGCTTGTGTTCTGGACTCAGGTGTCAGGAGGGTAATGAGGTGAAGGGTGTGTTGTGGTGTTGGTGCAACACTGATCTGGATTCTTGCATGGATCTGATAAAAGCACAAACATGTAACTGACTGTTTTCACCACAGAGCCTCAAACTGCTCCATCAGGTTTTGTGTTATCTGATGGAATCTAAAGACTGTTGACAGCAGTTTGATTTCACTGAGCTACATTGTACTTATAGGGGACaattaaaatacaatagaaCTTTTGAGTTACAGTGAACTAATACACACAGTTGTCATTTTCCTGCCCCACACCCACTTTTATTGTTAAAAGCAGATACACTCATCTGAGCAGCCGGCCCTGTTGAGCAACGAGCCGCTGTCGGGTGGATTTCAATAGAGGAAGCACAAAGTCAACAAAAGcctgatctgaggtcagtggTGCAGGATTTCACTGTTATTTTCAGCATTATTCACATAGTTGTTACACACAAAGGATCTGGTTGAGGGACACTGCTCTTGTTTATTATCTTTGAAATCGGCCCCTGGAGTAGTGATGCAGTGCAGACACGCCTGGTGTTTAAAGTTAACAGGAGAAGGCCCCTGATTGGTCCTGTGAATGTTTACACTTTATTACCCGCCACAGCGTCCTGCTGTTCTCACATCAAACCAGCAACATTGGATTTGgatgaacaacaaaacaaaacatcctgTTTATGAACAAATTCCAACACGTCTGATAATTGTCtttagcaaaaacaaaaaaacataaaataacaaaactctCCATAAAGTAATATTGACAGTGAAATACAagttaaaacacatttgatatTCTTTACCACACGGCTTCATGTTGATGTCCTGGTAACATGCAGGCTGATAGAAAGGCCTGATACCATGAAGACAGACACGTCTCACTGAAGTGTTCACACGTTCagtcctgagctgctgctggagaagagaAGAGCTCCTCTCTCAACCGGTGGTATCGTCCCCCCTGGGCCATGAGTTCTCTGTGTGTCCCCTGTTCCACGACCACCCCGTTCTCCATGAAGATGATGTGGTCGGCCTCCTCCACGGTCTTCAGCTGATGAGCCACCACCAGGACGGTGCGACCACGGGACAGAATCTCCGGCAGGACCTGAGGCACAGAACCCGAAAGTCGAAACACTGAGAAATACCGACATGAAGATTTGTGAATCTTTAGCATAATAAACTGTCTCCGACTGGTACTGGGACCAGTTTGAATCTGAGGATCCGGTTATGGTCCTGATCTCCTTGTCCTACTCACAGTGTGCTGTGCTTTAACATCCAGTTTGCTGGTGGCCTCGTCCAGGACGATGACCCGCGGATCTCGAACCAGAGCTCTGATGATGGCGATGCACTGCTTCAACCCATCGGACAGTTTGCTGCCACATTCTCCGATATCTGTTTTTTAATAGAGAGCGTTTCAAATCAACACACGTTCATCACAGTGCTTCACACAAACAGGTAGTTAAGACGTTTAGGTTTCACACACAGCAAAGACTGCAGGCGTCTCATCGTTATTCACTTTCTTCCGTGTTGTGTCTTTTGCTCTCGAGTCAGAAACATAAATCTATAAACAAATCCCGGCTGAACACGTCTGCTCCACACGTACCCGTGTCGTACTCATCCTTCAGCTCCAATATGAACTCATCCACGTTGATCTTCTTCGCGACTTCTCTGATCTTCTCGATGCTGCAGTCCCTCAGGCCGTACTCAATGTTGTATCTCAGCGAACCGGAAAACAGCACCGGATTCTGGGAGACCAGGGCCACCTGAAAGCCAAAGTGAGGAAATAAGATTAATGATAAGAACTTTATTTGTAGAACTGATTGACGGGATCGGGACAAACAGACGGGCGGAGGTAAAACCAGGAGAGTTGACCTGTTGATGGAGGAACTTGTGGTCGTAGCGGTGCAGCGGCTCCCCGTCCAGCAGGATCTGTCCCTCCTGAGGTTCATACAGTCTCTTCAGGAGACTGACACAGGAGGTCTTCCCACTGCCGCTGGGACCCACCAGGGCTGTGACCTTGCCTGGCTGCAGCTCCATAGAAACCGACTGGGCAGAACAGGGTGATGGTGAAGTGATGAAAGCACTGGTACAGAGTCAAACCAGTACATAGGGCCGGTCACACAGTTACCTTCAGGACGCTGGCACCTGGAGCCGCTGAGGGGTAGGAGAAGGTCACATCCTGGAAAGAGACTCTTCCTCGCAGCTTCTCAGGAGCTAAATCTCCGGCCTTCTGGGACTTCGGCTTCCTGTCGATGTAACTAAATACTTTGGAGATGACACCCATCGTGGAAACCGTTTCTCCGTAGCAGTACAACAGCTCCtgtgacaaaaataaagaatcaCTAACTGGCATAAGGTTGATATTCCATCATTtaaacatgagtgtgtgtctcagtttgACCTGTAGACTCTGTGACATGGGCTTCTGGTACAGGAAGAAGGTCACCAGGTTGCCCACGCTGAGCCGGTCGGACGAGATGAGGCTGCGAGCTTGTAACAGCATCAGGATCTTTATCGTCAGAGTCACCACCTGAAGGGAGCACGATGACAAACAAGAACATATAACACAAGCTACACAACATCCAGCCCTCATTCATTCATCTCTGATGTTCACTGCTGCCACCTCACCCTCCGCATCAGGAGGAAGACGGCACTGCAGACTCTTGAACGTCTCCTGATCCGACTCATCTGGTCCAGAGCCTTGTTGTACCTCCTCACTTCATCGCTCTCGGCTCTGAAGCTGCGGACTGTTCGGATCCCGCCGATCGTCTGGGAGGCCAGGTCGGAGTTCTGAGCCTGACAGTCCTGGATCTGATCCTTCATcgcctgaagaagaagaagaacagactGATTCAGTGACGGTGAACTGGATCCTTCACACCAGTCGGATGCAGAACTAGTGGACGTGACAGGTTcaagttttcttcttctgagcTGCATGAAACGAATGAGATGTCAAATCCCAAAACTAAACAGTGACTCTATGAGTGAGAATGAGTGACAGAGGactttaggctgatctgtggtCAGGGGGAGTCGACACCGACCTTGGACAAAGTGCTGTACTTGTTCTGCACTAGGCCGACCAGAGGCATCTCGATGCAGGTGAGCAGGGTGAGCTCCCAGGACAGACCCAGCATCACTTTGAGCATGAGGCCGGTTCTCACTGTGCTGCGAACCAGGAGGTTTGAGTTCAGTGCCACGGTGCGTCCCATCCTGTCCACGTCCGAGTGCAGGCGGGAGGACAGAGGTCctgggggggggagcagcaaGAGGAGGTTACAGTGTTTGTAAAAGAGGGTGGAGAAGCAGAAAGAGTTTGTCAAAGTGGTCGCaccttctctgtgtttttaagatTTGTAATTAATGGACAGAAGTATGCAGACACTCAGCACCTCCCTTTACTTTTGATGCAAATCCTTGCTGCATTGATTATTCTGCAAAATACAGATGTGTGACCCCGGTGTCTGTGAAAGGTTTGAATGTTAATTCTTCTCACCAGGTTTGTTTTCGTCGAAGAAGTTCacgtcctgctgcagcagcgtgTGGAACAGCAGATGCTTCAGTCTCTTGTTCAGTCGGGCCAGGCTGCACATGAAGATGCCTCCTCTCAGGCCTGAGAACAAAGCACTGTGGAGACAGAGACATCACACGTGGTCaaagagagacactgagactaaTCACATTTCAGTATTAATGCTGATTGCTGGTAGGATTCAGGGCGATGCAGTGatacagcggggggggggggggggtttgttcCATTACCTTCCGAGAGAGAGGAGTGCCAGCTGTCCGATTGAATAACAGAAGCTGCTTTGAGCCGTCTGACCTCCCAGCATATCGATGACCTTCCCCTGATACAGTGGGATGAGAGAGTCGCCTGTTTGGAAAGAAGGATTCCACACACCGCTAAGTTGGTTTaggtaaatatagaaaaatgacagaaactgcAGTAGATGCAGTATGCACAGCTAATAATCATATATACATGTACACCATAAGAAATACATTCACACTTACACATCACTGCTAAGATGAGGAAACTGAAAGCAGCAATCAGGTGAAGGGTGTCTGGTCTGCAGTATTTCAACAGCCTCGTAAGCAGCTGTTTGGAGTTCACCGTGTCGGcgtctcttttctttccatcGCCGCAGAAAAGGTTTTCCCAGAAGACACAGGCCACTGCCGAGGCCACGGAGCCCATGAGCAGCGCGCTGAGGTCGGCGCCCCCCCGGCCCATGTGAGCCTCAGAGGAATCTGCCGTGAGGAACCGTCCACTCTCCACCAcgggaggcaggaggcagaggagggccACGAGCCGGCTGAGCACCGCCCGGGGCTTTCCCTCCGCCAGCATGGAGGCATAGACGTGGAGCAGAACCCACTTCACCACCCCGAAGGTCCACAGGCCGACCAGTGGACCACAGCCGGGGCAGCGCAGCAGAACCAGTCCGGCCCACAGACACAGAGTCAGCACCGCGTCCACGATGAGACAGAAGAATCCACAGGTCACCAGTTCATTCATCTTCCTTCTGGGAGGGTCAGCGTGCAGGGGGCGGAGTCTGATCCTACAGCAACAAATAATatcaatattgttattattatagatTCTATTGATGACACTGACAATCCTGATGTCAGATGTGAGGGAACTAAATAAACGTAACGTCTTTAAAGACAGATACTTTACTTCCCTGTTAGTACTCAGTACGTACAAGAGCATTTATACCAGGACTAATAAAACAGGACTCCAATAAGGTCATTCTGTACTGGATATGTATTGTTCAATATAGTACAAAGTACAAAGGAATACATGGTACTACTAGTAAtgctacaactactactactactactaacgCTAGTATGCAGTACTAATAGATATATACGTGTTGTAGTCAGTCACAGTATTTGACTTCATGTACTTCAGGTTCTTGTACTTTATGATGTCACAGCTTTTCTATCACATATCAAGTATTAACGAGGCTGTGAACAGAACCAGACTCGAGTCTTCACTtccggtgtgtgtgttagtgtgttggTTCTATAATGAACATGGATTCATATCGATGATCGAGTCCCTCACCTTCAGTTCGGTGGATCTGATCTCGTGTCTCCTCTTCGAGCTCCTGTTAACGAACTGCGACgagttttactttcactttcactttccgCCTGTTCGAGGCTCGAGGACTGAACCCGACGAGCTGACGAACCGATGACTCATCGTTTCAGCTTCACTAAGCTTTAATCtggtttcatattttaaaaattTGATGTTATAGATTCAGAAACTCAACATCTGTTCGTCGCCTCCTGTTGAAGACACAAGATGGCGCCAGTTCCCGTCTGTGCTGTTGTTGTCGTGCTCTTCCGGCTTCCGGGAGAAAGGCCTTAGCTCCTCCTGTAAAAGTACTAAAGTGCTTTTACACTGTCattcaataaatatattaaagattAATGAGggaaatatgataaaatattaaacGCAATCAAGAAACGCCCTCTGTGACttgtattattatcatcatcattaatattgctgttattattattatgataaattCATAACTAATGCCTTAACATTGAGGGTTGTGGGGGGAGCAGGAGCAAATAGATTATTCTTATTATAGCtggttattgttttcattatggaTTCATCTGTAGTTTATGCTCTCCATCAAACAACTGATTGATTACTGTGTAAAAACTAATTACTCATTATGATTATCCCTAgaaaaaagatataaataaaaaaatatatagttttataaTACTTCTACAAATAAAAGCATGGTAAATATGCAGGACCTGATAAGTTAAGGCTCTTATAATTCAGTTAACATTGTTGCTTTAGTGACACATATTCCAGAACAAATAATACACAATTTAAGTACAACTCTCCAGTAAGTATTTCTTAGGTGaaaatttcaaataaacacaataagttGTAATTGATCTGGAGCTGCGATGTAATTTTTAGACCAGTAAATCAAATATAGTTTGAAGAGATGTTTTTATGTCGTTTCAAAGAGAAAGTGATTAATCATTCATcctccaaaaaagaaaacacatcgaAAGATTTgatattc
Protein-coding regions in this window:
- the tap2t gene encoding antigen peptide transporter 2 — encoded protein: MNELVTCGFFCLIVDAVLTLCLWAGLVLLRCPGCGPLVGLWTFGVVKWVLLHVYASMLAEGKPRAVLSRLVALLCLLPPVVESGRFLTADSSEAHMGRGGADLSALLMGSVASAVACVFWENLFCGDGKKRDADTVNSKQLLTRLLKYCRPDTLHLIAAFSFLILAVMCDSLIPLYQGKVIDMLGGQTAQSSFCYSIGQLALLSLGSALFSGLRGGIFMCSLARLNKRLKHLLFHTLLQQDVNFFDENKPGPLSSRLHSDVDRMGRTVALNSNLLVRSTVRTGLMLKVMLGLSWELTLLTCIEMPLVGLVQNKYSTLSKAMKDQIQDCQAQNSDLASQTIGGIRTVRSFRAESDEVRRYNKALDQMSRIRRRSRVCSAVFLLMRRVVTLTIKILMLLQARSLISSDRLSVGNLVTFFLYQKPMSQSLQELLYCYGETVSTMGVISKVFSYIDRKPKSQKAGDLAPEKLRGRVSFQDVTFSYPSAAPGASVLKSVSMELQPGKVTALVGPSGSGKTSCVSLLKRLYEPQEGQILLDGEPLHRYDHKFLHQQVALVSQNPVLFSGSLRYNIEYGLRDCSIEKIREVAKKINVDEFILELKDEYDTDIGECGSKLSDGLKQCIAIIRALVRDPRVIVLDEATSKLDVKAQHTVLPEILSRGRTVLVVAHQLKTVEEADHIIFMENGVVVEQGTHRELMAQGGRYHRLREELFSSPAAAQD